One window of Myxococcus fulvus genomic DNA carries:
- a CDS encoding FecR family protein: MLLVLALPASPLGCTAEDAPAMPAATQAPAPVPRAHLRGLKGNVQIKRATADEWSTASDGVPLFENDKVRTEAGAGADLVFQANGSTVHLGGDSLIGIAETRPRPGRSRTDLTVLRGRIDAELKKPAEQSLSVTTPGATIQAGREIVFQ; this comes from the coding sequence ATGCTGCTCGTGCTCGCGCTCCCGGCTTCACCGCTCGGCTGCACCGCCGAGGATGCGCCCGCCATGCCCGCGGCGACGCAGGCTCCGGCGCCCGTGCCGCGCGCGCACCTGAGGGGACTGAAGGGCAACGTCCAGATCAAGCGCGCCACCGCCGACGAGTGGAGCACCGCCAGCGACGGCGTGCCCCTCTTCGAGAACGACAAGGTCCGCACCGAGGCGGGCGCGGGCGCGGACCTGGTCTTCCAGGCCAACGGCAGCACGGTGCACCTGGGTGGTGACTCGCTCATCGGAATCGCCGAGACGCGGCCCAGGCCGGGCCGCTCGCGCACGGACCTCACGGTGCTGCGAGGCCGGATCGACGCGGAGCTGAAGAAGCCCGCCGAACAGTCGCTGTCCGTCACCACGCCCGGGGCCACCATCCAGGCGGGAAGGGAGATTGTCTTCCAATGA
- a CDS encoding DUF971 domain-containing protein, giving the protein MSFWDRIKPSTPAATATDTRLSPDGSRLELTWDDGARSAATAQLLRQQCPCAACVDEWTNQRTLDQTKVPADLRVKQLQQVGNYALTFNFSDGHTTGIYPWKLLREVTQPIS; this is encoded by the coding sequence TTGAGCTTCTGGGACCGCATCAAGCCCTCGACTCCCGCCGCCACCGCGACGGACACCCGCCTGTCTCCGGACGGCTCCCGCCTGGAGCTGACGTGGGATGACGGTGCCCGGAGCGCCGCCACCGCGCAGCTGCTGCGCCAGCAGTGCCCGTGCGCGGCCTGCGTGGACGAGTGGACGAACCAACGCACGCTGGACCAGACGAAGGTGCCCGCGGACCTGCGCGTGAAGCAGCTGCAGCAGGTGGGCAACTACGCGCTGACGTTCAACTTCAGCGACGGGCACACCACCGGCATCTACCCCTGGAAGCTCCTGCGCGAAGTCACGCAGCCCATCTCCTGA
- a CDS encoding HD domain-containing phosphohydrolase → MRLFKAMLLLMLVVSIVPTLMVGWLSVSHTRELLVRDAQELAQERVKQLRLKAEIFLGEPTDAVLGLARVPDFFLLPIEAQQTHLASVLSQRREVLAITVFGPDGKRLPGLQAFSRHDVSPTALAAHEERSRALLAGGMDTLRYSDVVVAPKEAGPVVTLAFPVGEPVKGFISADLLLSGLRQMLEQERVGSTGFAYLTDHLGRLVVGGGGVGALGGDVSQRSPVAHLLRQLATTPDAELFHVGNFGEGRDAVVGGYTVLPETGWAIISEQPVEHAYRQVETMERRILVGLGAAILVALVLAALFSRTLTRPLKVFTEGALELARGKFGVEVKITQKNEVGELAQTFNYMSKQLLAYDMENRGLYESLEKGYLETIVALANSIDSKDAYTRGHSQRVGDVAVEIGRELNLTERELRQLQYGGILHDIGKIGIVESILCKQTKLTDQEMAIMREHPAIGDAIIGPVSFLGAVRACVRHHHERWDGTGYPDRLKGEDIPLLARIVGCADTFDACTSTRPYQKAMPLEKAMEILDTLTGAQLDPQVVAALRRVLAKKGVRLEGHRQPVKLAS, encoded by the coding sequence GTGCGCCTGTTCAAAGCCATGCTCCTCTTGATGCTGGTGGTCAGCATCGTCCCGACCCTCATGGTGGGCTGGCTCTCCGTGTCCCATACGCGGGAGCTCCTGGTCCGCGACGCCCAGGAGCTGGCGCAGGAGCGCGTGAAGCAGCTGCGGCTCAAGGCCGAAATCTTCCTGGGCGAGCCCACCGACGCGGTGCTGGGCCTGGCGCGCGTGCCGGACTTCTTCTTGCTGCCCATCGAGGCGCAACAGACCCACCTGGCGTCGGTGCTCTCGCAGCGCCGCGAGGTGCTGGCCATCACCGTCTTCGGTCCGGACGGCAAGCGGCTGCCCGGGCTGCAGGCCTTCTCGCGGCATGACGTGTCCCCCACCGCGCTCGCCGCACACGAGGAGCGGAGCCGGGCGCTGCTCGCGGGCGGCATGGACACGCTGCGCTACTCGGACGTCGTGGTGGCCCCGAAGGAAGCCGGGCCCGTGGTGACGCTGGCATTCCCCGTGGGTGAGCCGGTCAAGGGGTTCATCTCCGCGGACCTGTTGCTGTCGGGCCTGAGGCAGATGCTGGAGCAGGAGCGCGTGGGCAGCACCGGCTTCGCGTATTTGACCGACCACCTCGGGCGCCTCGTCGTCGGCGGAGGTGGCGTGGGCGCGCTCGGCGGCGACGTCTCGCAGCGCAGCCCCGTGGCGCACCTGCTTCGACAGCTGGCCACCACGCCCGACGCGGAGCTGTTCCACGTGGGCAACTTCGGCGAGGGGCGCGACGCGGTGGTGGGCGGGTACACGGTGCTCCCGGAGACGGGCTGGGCCATCATCTCCGAGCAGCCGGTGGAGCACGCCTATCGTCAGGTGGAGACGATGGAGCGGCGCATCCTCGTGGGGCTGGGCGCGGCCATCCTCGTGGCGCTGGTGCTGGCGGCGCTCTTCTCGCGCACCCTCACCCGGCCGCTCAAGGTCTTCACCGAGGGCGCGCTGGAGCTGGCGCGCGGCAAGTTCGGCGTCGAGGTGAAGATCACCCAGAAGAACGAGGTCGGGGAGCTGGCCCAGACATTCAACTACATGAGCAAGCAGCTGCTCGCGTACGACATGGAGAACCGCGGCCTCTACGAGAGCCTGGAGAAGGGCTATCTGGAGACCATCGTCGCGCTGGCCAACTCCATCGACTCGAAGGACGCGTACACGCGCGGCCACAGCCAGCGGGTGGGCGACGTGGCGGTGGAGATTGGCCGGGAGCTGAACCTCACCGAGCGCGAGCTGCGCCAGCTCCAGTACGGCGGCATCCTCCACGACATCGGCAAGATTGGCATCGTCGAGTCCATCCTCTGCAAGCAGACGAAGCTGACGGACCAGGAGATGGCCATCATGCGCGAGCACCCGGCCATCGGCGACGCCATCATCGGCCCGGTGAGCTTCCTGGGCGCGGTGCGCGCGTGCGTGCGCCACCACCACGAGCGCTGGGATGGCACCGGCTACCCCGACCGGCTCAAGGGCGAGGACATCCCCCTGCTCGCCCGCATCGTCGGCTGCGCGGACACCTTCGACGCCTGCACGTCGACGCGCCCCTACCAGAAGGCCATGCCGCTGGAGAAGGCGATGGAGATTCTGGACACCCTCACCGGCGCGCAGCTGGACCCGCAGGTGGTGGCCGCGCTGCGACGGGTGCTGGCCAAGAAGGGCGTGCGGCTGGAGGGCCACCGGCAGCCCGTCAAGCTGGCCTCGTGA
- a CDS encoding serine/threonine-protein kinase, with translation MNERYRLVSPLATGGMAELFLGVAKGAEGFERTVAIKRILPHLAQEPDIARMFLAEARLATLLQHQNIATVFDVAQSASGLFLVMELVDGWDLGVLLRQTSKLGRRFPPHLAAHIALHVLAGLHHAYRKLHEGRPLLMAHRDVSPSNILVSREGEVKVTDFGIARLSGASHTAPGHFKGKEAYSAPEVLQGQPATLLSDQFSLGLVLHELLTGAHPFSSTTESGGSVALAIVSRDVPPLPPEIPASLADIVRRMLARAPEARFPTPEALGEVLARWLAQTGEPASAQGLTAFLAALPPPPTLREKAGGAGSKSGASPSRASASLRPATNDPSAHSAPTRMGPLAEALARGASAGTGALPGHEDSQAPGAEEDEASGLAGIEMSSSGRLLHRCVRCGSLLSAARAPCSVCAERLAPPTPGAFDTSVESPFAPQGGFLAADDEALEMDGSAPLSPGTSDTSREGAHASPGNTPSGSLRSASAANASPRSARGSGPASGGSGATTSSLADSIDAGPRRPAAPSVTQARGDALELEERAPRPESTWDEVPASAAPRRWGRRIVLLVGVAVAVGGSVWLWPHRTTVANRLMASVNRPMPPPVLMLTSEPSGATVLIGDKPVGTTPLALDNLYPEGPVAVQVRLKGYRLWKGTFPGGEPARLEATLQR, from the coding sequence GTGAACGAACGCTATCGGCTCGTCAGTCCCCTGGCCACCGGAGGCATGGCGGAGCTCTTCCTCGGCGTGGCGAAGGGCGCCGAGGGCTTCGAGCGCACCGTCGCCATCAAGCGCATCCTCCCCCACCTGGCCCAGGAGCCCGACATCGCGCGGATGTTCCTGGCCGAGGCCCGACTCGCCACGCTGTTGCAACACCAGAACATCGCCACCGTGTTCGACGTGGCCCAGAGCGCCTCGGGGCTCTTCCTGGTGATGGAGCTGGTGGACGGTTGGGATTTGGGCGTGCTGCTGCGCCAGACCTCGAAGCTGGGGCGCCGCTTCCCGCCGCACCTGGCCGCACACATCGCGCTCCACGTGCTCGCGGGGCTGCACCACGCCTACCGCAAGCTCCACGAGGGGCGGCCGTTGCTCATGGCCCACCGGGACGTGTCGCCGTCCAACATCCTCGTGTCCCGCGAGGGCGAGGTGAAGGTGACGGACTTCGGCATCGCCCGGCTGAGCGGCGCGTCCCACACCGCGCCCGGCCACTTCAAGGGCAAGGAGGCCTACAGCGCTCCCGAAGTCCTCCAGGGCCAGCCCGCCACCCTGTTGAGTGACCAGTTCTCCCTGGGGCTCGTCCTCCATGAGCTGCTCACCGGCGCGCATCCGTTCTCGTCCACGACGGAGTCAGGTGGCTCGGTCGCGCTGGCCATCGTGTCGCGCGACGTGCCGCCGCTGCCTCCCGAGATTCCCGCGTCCCTCGCGGACATCGTTCGGCGCATGCTCGCCCGTGCGCCCGAGGCCCGCTTCCCCACGCCCGAGGCCCTCGGTGAGGTGCTGGCACGGTGGCTGGCGCAGACCGGTGAACCCGCGAGCGCACAGGGGCTCACCGCGTTCCTCGCGGCCCTGCCTCCTCCTCCCACGCTGAGGGAGAAGGCTGGAGGCGCGGGGTCGAAGAGCGGTGCATCACCGTCTCGTGCGAGCGCGAGCCTGCGCCCGGCCACGAACGACCCTTCCGCGCACTCGGCGCCGACGCGCATGGGGCCTCTCGCGGAGGCGCTCGCCCGGGGTGCATCGGCGGGAACAGGGGCGCTGCCTGGACATGAGGATTCACAGGCTCCGGGCGCGGAGGAGGACGAGGCGTCGGGGCTCGCGGGCATCGAGATGAGCTCGAGTGGACGGCTCCTGCACCGCTGCGTGCGGTGTGGCTCGCTCCTGTCCGCGGCTCGCGCGCCCTGCTCCGTCTGCGCCGAGCGACTCGCGCCGCCGACTCCGGGGGCCTTCGACACCTCCGTGGAGTCTCCCTTCGCGCCTCAGGGTGGCTTCCTCGCCGCGGATGATGAAGCCCTGGAGATGGATGGCTCCGCGCCTCTGTCACCTGGCACTTCGGACACCTCGCGCGAGGGTGCTCACGCGAGCCCGGGAAACACGCCTTCGGGCTCGCTTCGTAGTGCCAGCGCGGCGAACGCGTCCCCCAGGAGTGCTCGCGGTTCCGGGCCTGCTTCGGGCGGATCGGGCGCCACCACCTCGTCACTCGCGGACAGCATCGACGCCGGGCCTCGTCGCCCTGCCGCTCCGAGCGTGACGCAAGCGCGTGGCGATGCACTGGAGCTCGAGGAGCGGGCTCCGCGTCCCGAGAGCACCTGGGATGAGGTCCCTGCCTCCGCGGCGCCTCGGCGCTGGGGACGTCGCATCGTCCTGCTCGTGGGTGTCGCCGTCGCCGTGGGCGGCAGCGTGTGGCTGTGGCCGCACCGCACCACCGTCGCGAATCGCCTCATGGCCAGCGTCAACCGCCCCATGCCGCCGCCCGTGCTCATGCTCACGAGCGAGCCCTCGGGCGCGACGGTGTTGATTGGCGACAAGCCGGTGGGCACGACGCCGCTGGCGCTCGACAACCTCTACCCCGAGGGCCCCGTCGCCGTGCAGGTGCGGCTCAAGGGCTACCGCCTGTGGAAGGGCACCTTCCCCGGAGGCGAGCCCGCGCGGCTCGAGGCGACGCTGCAGCGGTGA
- a CDS encoding ClpXP protease specificity-enhancing factor SspB, translating into MDDKKDLDKKERLIASLDQGMVMIHLDARRPGVLVPASLRGEAHLRLNLSYRFDPPDLTVGEWGVRCTLSFSGSRFKVAVPWSALFAIASHVTKESWMYMEDMPPELLQQPVAARPQPQPVPVASERPRTFLREVPAEPVAEEAPVATPPPPEVTPEGPKDDSPPPRRGHLRLVK; encoded by the coding sequence ATGGACGACAAGAAGGATTTGGACAAGAAGGAGCGGCTGATCGCCTCGCTGGACCAGGGGATGGTGATGATCCACCTGGACGCGCGCAGGCCCGGTGTGCTCGTTCCCGCTTCATTGCGAGGAGAGGCGCACCTGCGCCTCAACCTCTCGTATCGCTTCGACCCGCCGGACCTCACGGTGGGCGAGTGGGGTGTGCGCTGCACGCTGAGCTTCTCGGGTTCGCGGTTCAAGGTGGCGGTGCCGTGGTCGGCGCTGTTCGCCATCGCCAGCCACGTGACGAAGGAGTCGTGGATGTACATGGAGGACATGCCCCCGGAGCTGCTCCAGCAGCCGGTGGCGGCGCGTCCTCAGCCGCAGCCGGTGCCGGTGGCCTCGGAGCGTCCGCGCACCTTCCTGCGTGAGGTGCCCGCGGAGCCGGTGGCCGAGGAGGCTCCGGTCGCCACACCGCCGCCTCCGGAGGTGACTCCCGAGGGGCCGAAGGATGACTCTCCGCCGCCGCGTCGGGGACACCTGCGTCTGGTGAAGTGA
- a CDS encoding peptidoglycan-binding protein LysM: protein MRTTLFLFAWLCAAPPDTTVVGPQESLRDVAERALGDASATAELRALNALSSDAVSPGTRLKLPGQERALALKALETARTLVAQARGSGGPAEAETRLKEAEVHFRTARYAQASEAANAAGTLVTQGRAPQPSTFSVQVEPDAGTTTVNVTRGPPVRVEAEGVTRPVAPGETVLVEKGRPPAAPPPSVPRLEQPEDGVTLKRRADAKRHLGPVKLSWAAQQGVERYEVEVARDAPGASVLTLTPTMAEVKLPPLPAGRYWWTVRAVGASGRSEPSGARRFELVPESIPLEVQKGPWQ from the coding sequence ATGAGGACGACCCTGTTCCTGTTCGCGTGGCTGTGCGCCGCGCCTCCCGACACCACCGTGGTGGGGCCCCAGGAGTCGCTGCGCGACGTGGCCGAGCGCGCCCTGGGAGACGCGAGCGCCACCGCGGAGCTGCGCGCGCTCAACGCGCTGTCCTCGGACGCCGTCTCTCCCGGGACACGGCTGAAGCTGCCCGGTCAGGAGCGGGCGCTGGCGCTCAAGGCGCTGGAGACCGCGCGCACGCTCGTCGCCCAGGCGCGGGGCTCGGGTGGGCCCGCCGAGGCGGAGACCCGCCTGAAGGAAGCGGAGGTGCACTTCCGCACCGCGCGCTACGCGCAGGCCTCCGAGGCCGCCAACGCCGCGGGCACCCTGGTGACACAGGGCCGCGCGCCCCAGCCCTCCACCTTCAGCGTCCAGGTGGAGCCCGACGCGGGCACCACCACCGTCAACGTCACCCGAGGCCCTCCCGTGCGCGTGGAGGCCGAGGGCGTCACCCGCCCCGTCGCGCCCGGGGAGACGGTGCTCGTGGAGAAGGGGCGGCCTCCCGCGGCGCCTCCGCCGTCGGTGCCCCGGCTGGAGCAACCCGAGGATGGCGTGACGCTGAAGCGGCGGGCGGACGCGAAGCGGCACCTGGGGCCCGTGAAGCTCTCCTGGGCGGCGCAGCAGGGCGTGGAGCGTTATGAGGTGGAGGTCGCCCGGGACGCGCCCGGGGCCTCCGTGCTCACCCTGACGCCCACCATGGCGGAGGTGAAGCTGCCGCCGCTGCCGGCGGGACGTTACTGGTGGACGGTGAGGGCGGTGGGCGCCTCGGGCCGCTCGGAGCCCTCTGGGGCGCGTCGGTTCGAGCTGGTGCCCGAAAGCATCCCACTCGAGGTCCAGAAGGGCCCCTGGCAGTAG
- a CDS encoding carbon-nitrogen hydrolase family protein, which yields MHLIAAAQMVSTADKAHNLEVATRLVRRARELGARLVGLPENFAWMGPEAERPGAAETLEGPTLSRMAQLARELRLTLLSGSVLEAGAPGGRLYNTSVLFGPEGERLGVYRKMHLFDVEVGDGATYQESAAVAPGTEVVAADTPVGRLGMSICYDLRFPELYRRLSKDGATLLAVPAAFTMMTGKDHWEVLLRARAIENQAYVLAPAQGGRHSAQRLTYGHAMVVDPWGLVTARASEGEGLAVAPVDPELLNRIRRDLPCLRHRRLD from the coding sequence ATGCACCTCATCGCCGCCGCCCAGATGGTGTCCACCGCGGACAAGGCCCACAACCTGGAAGTCGCCACCCGGCTCGTCCGACGGGCCCGTGAGCTGGGCGCCCGGCTGGTGGGCCTGCCGGAGAACTTCGCCTGGATGGGCCCGGAGGCCGAGCGCCCAGGCGCCGCCGAGACGCTCGAGGGCCCCACCCTGTCCCGGATGGCGCAGCTGGCCCGGGAGCTTCGTTTGACGCTCCTGTCCGGCAGCGTGCTGGAGGCGGGGGCCCCCGGCGGTCGGCTCTACAACACCAGCGTCCTGTTCGGCCCGGAGGGTGAGCGGCTGGGTGTCTACCGCAAGATGCACCTGTTCGACGTGGAGGTAGGTGACGGTGCGACCTACCAGGAGTCCGCGGCGGTGGCGCCGGGGACGGAGGTGGTGGCGGCGGACACGCCGGTGGGTCGGCTGGGGATGTCCATCTGCTACGACCTGCGGTTCCCGGAGCTGTACCGGCGGTTGTCGAAGGACGGGGCGACGCTGCTGGCCGTCCCGGCGGCCTTCACGATGATGACCGGGAAGGACCACTGGGAGGTGCTGCTGCGGGCCCGGGCCATCGAGAACCAGGCGTACGTGCTGGCGCCCGCCCAGGGAGGCCGACACTCGGCGCAGCGGCTCACATATGGCCACGCCATGGTGGTGGACCCGTGGGGGCTGGTGACGGCGCGCGCCTCGGAGGGCGAGGGACTGGCCGTGGCGCCGGTCGACCCGGAGCTCCTGAATCGCATCCGACGCGACCTGCCCTGCCTGCGACACCGCCGATTGGATTAG
- the panC gene encoding pantoate--beta-alanine ligase produces MAPAVLRTVEEVKAWAAGLAREGRRLALVPTMGYLHEGHLSLIREGRRRADVVAVSIFVNPTQFGPREDLSRYPRDFEGDLTKCGEAGADVVFAPTPEVMYPPGYQTYVEVTEVSQGLCGERRPGHFRGVATIVTQLLALFRPAVALFGEKDYQQLQVIKAFNRDLHLGVDIVGMPTVREPDGLAMSSRNAYLSTEERQRALSLSRGLRAALTLLHGGTRDAVALTGAVRHELAAAGLREDYVALVDAERLTPLDVITPGRAARLLVAAFSGNTRLIDNMALGG; encoded by the coding sequence ATGGCGCCCGCCGTCCTGCGAACCGTGGAGGAAGTGAAGGCGTGGGCGGCGGGCCTGGCCCGTGAGGGGCGCCGGCTCGCGCTGGTGCCCACCATGGGCTACCTGCACGAAGGGCACCTCTCGCTCATCCGCGAGGGGCGCCGTCGTGCCGACGTGGTGGCCGTGTCCATCTTCGTCAATCCCACCCAGTTCGGGCCCCGCGAGGACCTCTCGCGCTACCCGCGCGACTTCGAGGGGGACCTGACGAAGTGTGGCGAGGCGGGAGCGGACGTCGTCTTCGCGCCCACGCCCGAGGTCATGTACCCCCCGGGCTACCAGACGTACGTCGAGGTGACGGAGGTGAGCCAGGGGCTGTGTGGTGAGCGGCGCCCGGGACACTTCCGGGGCGTGGCCACCATCGTCACGCAGCTGCTCGCGCTCTTCCGGCCGGCCGTCGCGCTCTTCGGGGAGAAGGACTACCAGCAGCTGCAGGTCATCAAGGCCTTCAACCGGGACCTGCACCTGGGCGTGGACATCGTCGGAATGCCGACGGTCCGCGAGCCCGACGGGCTGGCGATGAGCAGCCGCAATGCCTACTTGTCCACCGAGGAGCGGCAGCGGGCGCTGTCCCTGTCGCGAGGACTGCGGGCGGCGCTCACCCTTCTTCACGGAGGCACGCGGGATGCCGTGGCCCTGACAGGCGCTGTGCGGCACGAATTGGCCGCGGCGGGCCTGCGCGAGGATTACGTCGCGCTGGTGGATGCCGAGCGCCTGACGCCGCTGGACGTGATAACGCCGGGGCGGGCTGCTCGTCTGCTCGTGGCGGCCTTCAGCGGCAACACACGCCTCATCGACAACATGGCACTGGGCGGTTAG
- the smpB gene encoding SsrA-binding protein SmpB → MASGGKSKGPAGGEQVRLIAENRRARFDYTVDEKVEAGLELTGSEVKSLRDGVANLSDSYALPKGNELFLLNAHIGSYKAASAFDHLPTRGRKLLMHRAEIDRWTTKVRERGYSIIPLMLYFKNGRAKVELGLCRGKTHEDRRQDIKERETKREMDRVVRRR, encoded by the coding sequence ATGGCATCGGGTGGAAAGTCGAAGGGGCCGGCGGGCGGCGAACAGGTCAGGCTCATCGCCGAGAATCGGCGTGCGCGCTTCGACTACACCGTGGATGAGAAGGTCGAAGCCGGACTGGAGCTGACGGGAAGCGAGGTGAAGTCGCTGCGTGACGGGGTGGCCAATCTCTCGGACTCGTATGCCCTGCCCAAGGGCAACGAGCTGTTCCTGCTCAATGCCCACATCGGCTCCTACAAGGCCGCCAGCGCGTTCGACCATCTGCCCACGCGCGGCCGGAAGTTGCTGATGCATCGGGCGGAAATCGACCGGTGGACCACGAAGGTGCGGGAGCGTGGGTATTCCATCATCCCGCTGATGCTGTATTTCAAGAATGGGCGCGCGAAGGTCGAGCTCGGGTTGTGTCGGGGCAAGACACACGAGGACCGGCGCCAGGACATCAAGGAGCGGGAGACGAAGCGGGAGATGGACCGGGTCGTGCGCCGACGCTGA
- a CDS encoding deoxynucleoside kinase, translating to MDYRYIVVEGPIGVGKTSLSNILSERLSARRVLEVVEENPFLSSFYTDRQKFGFQTQIFFLLSRFRQQQELFQQDLFRSVTVSDYLFAKDRIFAHLNLDAHELALYERVFEALGPRVTKPDVVVYLQARLDVLLQRIKKRGREFERKFDSGYLEGLVHAYNNFFFHYTETPLLVVDTSDIDFVNNEADREDLLAAIRKAKPGTQHYLPKASRRP from the coding sequence ATGGACTACCGGTACATCGTGGTCGAGGGGCCCATTGGCGTCGGCAAGACGAGCCTCTCCAACATCCTGTCCGAGCGGCTGAGCGCGCGTCGCGTGCTCGAAGTCGTGGAGGAGAACCCCTTCCTGTCCAGCTTCTACACGGACCGGCAGAAGTTCGGCTTCCAGACGCAGATCTTCTTCCTCCTGTCGCGCTTCCGGCAGCAGCAGGAGCTCTTCCAGCAGGACCTGTTCCGCTCCGTCACGGTCAGCGACTACCTGTTCGCCAAGGACCGCATCTTCGCGCACCTCAACCTGGACGCCCACGAGCTCGCCCTCTACGAGCGCGTCTTCGAGGCGCTCGGGCCCCGCGTCACCAAGCCCGACGTCGTCGTCTACCTCCAGGCCCGCCTCGACGTGCTGCTGCAACGCATCAAGAAGCGCGGCCGCGAGTTCGAGCGCAAGTTCGACTCCGGGTACCTGGAGGGGCTCGTCCACGCGTACAACAACTTCTTCTTCCACTACACGGAGACGCCGCTCCTCGTGGTGGACACCTCGGACATTGATTTCGTGAATAACGAGGCTGACCGGGAAGACCTGTTGGCGGCCATCCGCAAGGCGAAGCCGGGGACGCAGCACTACCTGCCCAAGGCGTCGCGGCGTCCCTGA
- the panB gene encoding 3-methyl-2-oxobutanoate hydroxymethyltransferase encodes MKDKVTIHSLKRLKQIGQKICMVTAYDATFAHILDQSGADVLLIGDSLGMVIQGHDSTLPVTMDQMVYHSAAVARGTKRAHVVADLPFMSYQVSIQEAVRNAGRLISEGGAGSVKLEGGAEFADTVRAIVRASIPVMGHLGLTPQSVHKMGGYVVQGRDEDQARQLVEDALALEAAGAYALVLEGVPLELARTITQKLSIPVIGIGAGRHCDGQVLVCYDLLGMNPDFKPKFVKRYADLHGSITGAAKVYFDEVRQGAFPDDDHSFKAAKTLRAVAPAVPVPGPRAEVPVAAEGEEKIGPVYGIPV; translated from the coding sequence GTGAAGGACAAGGTCACCATCCATTCGCTGAAGCGCCTGAAGCAGATCGGTCAGAAGATCTGCATGGTCACCGCGTACGACGCCACGTTCGCCCACATCCTCGACCAGTCGGGCGCGGACGTGCTGCTCATCGGTGACTCGCTGGGCATGGTCATCCAGGGCCATGACTCCACGCTGCCCGTGACGATGGACCAGATGGTCTACCACTCGGCGGCGGTGGCCCGCGGCACCAAGCGCGCCCACGTCGTGGCCGACCTGCCGTTCATGAGCTACCAGGTGTCCATCCAGGAGGCGGTCCGCAACGCGGGCAGGCTCATCTCCGAGGGCGGTGCGGGCAGCGTGAAGCTGGAGGGTGGCGCCGAGTTCGCGGACACGGTGCGCGCCATCGTCCGCGCGAGCATCCCCGTCATGGGCCACCTGGGCCTGACGCCCCAGTCGGTGCACAAGATGGGCGGCTATGTCGTCCAGGGGCGCGACGAGGACCAGGCGCGGCAGCTCGTGGAGGACGCGCTCGCGCTGGAGGCCGCGGGGGCCTACGCGCTGGTGCTGGAGGGTGTGCCGCTGGAGCTGGCGCGCACGATTACGCAGAAGCTGAGCATCCCCGTCATCGGCATCGGCGCGGGTCGTCACTGCGACGGGCAGGTGCTGGTCTGCTACGACCTGTTGGGGATGAACCCGGACTTCAAGCCGAAGTTCGTCAAGCGCTACGCGGACCTGCACGGCTCCATCACCGGCGCCGCCAAGGTCTACTTCGACGAGGTCCGCCAGGGCGCGTTCCCGGACGACGACCACTCGTTCAAGGCGGCCAAGACGCTGCGCGCCGTGGCGCCCGCGGTCCCCGTGCCCGGCCCGCGTGCCGAGGTGCCGGTGGCGGCCGAGGGTGAGGAGAAGATCGGCCCCGTCTACGGAATCCCGGTCTAG
- the rimP gene encoding ribosome maturation factor RimP has protein sequence MSEKNLKQTVEERASAVLDPIVAGEGLELVDLEFVREREGWVLRLFIDKPGGRVGLDECSQVSRAVDPMLDVEDFIPHEYSLEVSSPGVDRPLKKPAHFERVVGQRVKVKTFGPLGEPPRKNFAGKLAGVAGDGISVEVEGAGTFHILFKDIAKANLEFEF, from the coding sequence ATGTCGGAGAAGAACCTCAAGCAGACGGTGGAGGAGCGGGCGAGCGCGGTGCTCGACCCCATCGTTGCGGGCGAGGGCCTGGAGCTCGTGGACCTGGAGTTCGTCCGGGAGCGCGAGGGGTGGGTGCTGCGGCTCTTCATCGACAAGCCAGGGGGCCGGGTGGGACTGGACGAGTGCAGTCAGGTTTCCCGCGCGGTGGACCCCATGCTGGACGTGGAGGATTTCATCCCCCACGAGTACAGCCTGGAGGTCTCCAGCCCTGGTGTGGACCGGCCGCTGAAGAAGCCGGCGCACTTCGAGCGGGTGGTCGGTCAGCGGGTGAAGGTGAAGACCTTCGGCCCGTTGGGCGAGCCGCCGCGCAAGAACTTCGCCGGCAAGCTGGCCGGGGTGGCGGGCGACGGCATCTCGGTGGAGGTGGAAGGCGCCGGAACCTTCCACATCCTCTTCAAGGACATCGCGAAGGCGAACCTGGAGTTCGAGTTCTAG